A window from Drosophila miranda strain MSH22 chromosome Y unlocalized genomic scaffold, D.miranda_PacBio2.1 Contig_Y2_pilon, whole genome shotgun sequence encodes these proteins:
- the LOC108158021 gene encoding LOW QUALITY PROTEIN: uncharacterized protein LOC108158021 (The sequence of the model RefSeq protein was modified relative to this genomic sequence to represent the inferred CDS: deleted 1 base in 1 codon) — protein sequence MNTLLVYEQICGNFEFNNVRCLVRDRVFLDFDYCYLRFVNRTYKYMSLKTKLHKLPITNTVTNFQIRMRENKRILYNFDVRFDACKFLRDRSNVIVNWIFQTFADFSNFNHTCPYHHDIILDKLPVQHINNIIQTVVPDGRYYLNSTWFIDGIPRADVIIYFTKS from the exons ATGAATACCCTGC TTGTATACGAGCAGATCTGCGGAAACTTTGAGTTCAACAATGTTCGCTGCTTGGTGCGGGATCGGGTATTTTTGGACTTTGATTACTGCtatctgagatttgtgaatcgAACATATAAGTACATGTCGCTG AAAACCAAACTTCACAAGCTGCCGATTACTAACACCGTG ACCAATTTCCAGATAAGGATGCGCGAGAATAAGAGAATCCTGTACAACTTCGATGTCCGCTTCGATGCCTGTAAGTTCCTACGCGATCGCAGCAACGTCATTGTCAACTGGATTTTCCAAACATTCGCCGACTTCTCGAATTTCAACCACACCTGCCCCTATCAC CATGATATTATCTTGGATAAGCTTCCCGTTCAGCATATAAACAATATCATCCAGACGGTTGTGCCGGATGGTCGATACTATCTAAATAGCACCTGGTTTATCGATGGCATTCCGCGGGCCGATGTAATAATCTACTTTACCAAAAGCTAA
- the LOC117193283 gene encoding uncharacterized protein LOC117193283 has product MFKYINSLFLLALAFIAWSVCCYFHEIEEQLGTQGFDVELYSEHPGLKYNQLPCKNIPKAVPQTFPTVEIICSSFIVLCLTYTWVKLLTFLVERTGQFWQAMKPEKEDRQVKEQLMERLNSLKAEFQVMSELLKQYQPSVDLELQTMSGLELQSHSGCSSLELQKCDRGCSEVHLLPSSSSCSNHCSNDVPINELWNQKNDVCSIRGTPRFPDVPAVDQATQSTYINSSQIHIGPNMFDTKPLNLELVRQTRLYARKPSVFLQVSDNFIAGPRDRPRIGGSSCTIALPPPNM; this is encoded by the exons ATGTTTAAATACATAAATTCTCTGTTCCTGTTGGCCTTGGCCTTCATCGCCTGGAGTGTTTGCTGTTATTTTCATGAAATTGAGGAACAGCTGGGCACCCAGGGATTCGATGTGGAGCTGTACTCAG AACACCCTGGCTTGAAATATAATCAATTGCCTTGCAAAAACATCCCGAAAGCTGTTCCACAAACTTTTCCTACCGTTGAAATAATATGCAGCTCTTTCATTGTCTTATGCCTGACATATACCTGGGTCAAGCTTTTGACGTTCTTGGTCGAGCGGACAGGTCAGTTTTGGCAGGCCATGAAGCCGGAGAAGGAGGACAGGCAGGTGAAAGAGCAACTGATGGAGCGACTTAACAGCTTGAAGGCCGAATTTCAGGTGATGAGTGAACTGCTGAAGCAGTACCAGCCCAGTGTTGATTTGGAGCTACAGACCATGAGCGGACTGGAGCTTCAGTCCCACAGTGGCTGTAGCTCTTTAGAGTTACAGAAATGTGACAGAGGCTGCTCGGAGGTCCACCTACTGCCCAGTAGCAGTTCATGCAGTAATCACTGCAGCAATGACGTCCCCATCAACGAACTGTGGAATCAAAAGAATGACGTCTGCTCGATACGTGGTACCCCCAGATTTCCGGACGTACCGGCGGTGGACCAGGCCACGCAGTCTACTTACATCAATAGCAGCCAGATCCACATCGGTCCAAACATGTTCGATACCAAACCCCTCAACTTGGAGCTAGTACGCCAGACAAGGCTGTACGCGAGGAAACCGAGTGTATTCCTCCAGGTGTCTGATAATTTCATTGCCGGACCCAGGGACAGGCCCCGGATAGGAGGCAGCAGTTGCACAATTGCCCTGCCACCGCCAAATATGTGA
- the LOC117193282 gene encoding NF-kappa-B essential modulator-like isoform X2 yields MTSASDVGAMSEEESFVILGSSPYPSLCTNGSVLIADAMNPGDGRVTVSQEIDVSDEPAAVSSSGPLSTSVDSDRHKSLAASFIMGEVKSDVLKNSVYSQFPSLCSLQASAEDVGKLQHMMEEYVSLKKTLDMVNRTMLDYHKLTQQWRQEAADREQQYKQQLKECQEQVEKLRAETQKLKAALETKLEQIKLVQDIRKKEQDELRQSVSEKTSLINNMRVEIDKLQQIKLNSIEFVLKDSEKVAEMEVSNPLNYVQREEHRQIRELKRELSKILAENLEMKDMKKVYIQEIDCLKVNLTSAQELMDKMQRDINQLITRDIQKQEQIEHLQTQNEIYRRDIEMERADREKNAGEKGQYLLDLRALQKRIQELIEALAESHKSPKSGSPSRSSSGISSLREDQRPVLDPTGAAARPSDSALRCPICSKSFNSLSVLQSHVNDCLDKN; encoded by the exons ATGACTAGTGCCAGTGACGTAGGCGCAATGTCCGAAGAAGAGTCATTTGTAATTCTCGGGAGCTCTCCCTACCCATCGCTCTGCACCAACGGCTCTGTTCTTATTGCTGATGCAATGAATCCTGGAGATGGACGAGTGACAGTGTCACAGGAGATCGATGTATCTGACGAACCTGCTGCTGTATCGAGCTCGGGGCCACTGTCCACATCTGTTGATAGTGACAGGCACAAGTCTCTGGCCGCAAGTTTCATCATGGGTGAAGTGAAATCGGATGTTCTCAAG AACAGCGTATATTCCCAGTTTCCCAGCCTCTGTTCGCTACAGGCGTCTGCCGAGGATGTGGGCAAGCTGCAACACATGATGGAGGAGTACGTTTCGTTGAAGA AAACTCTGGATATGGTCAATCGCACAATGCTGGACTACCACAAGCTGACCCAGCAATGGCGCCAGGAGGCAGCCGACCGAGAGCAGCAATATAAACAGCAGCTAAAGGAGTGCCAGGAGCAGGTGGAAAAACTACGTGCAGAAACTCAAAAGCTCAAGGCTGCACTGGAGACGAAGCTGGAGCAGATCAAGTTAGTGCAGGATATACGGAAGAAGGAGCAGGATGAGCTCAGACAAAGTGTTTCAGAGAAGACGTCACTGATCAACAATATGCGTGTGGAAATTGACAAGCTTCAGCAGATCAAGCTG AATTCCATCGAGTTTGTACTGAAAGATAGCGAAAAGGTGGCGGAGATGGAAGTGAGCAATCCGCTGAACTATGTGCAGCGAGAAGAACATCGTCAGATCCGGGAACTGAAGCGAGAGCTGTCCAAAATATTGGCCGAGAATCTGGAAATGAAAGATATG aaaaaAGTATACATTCAGGAGATCGATTGCTTAAAGGTGAACCTGACAAGCGCCCAAGAACTTATGGACAAAATGCAGCGCGATATCAATCAGCTAATAACCAGGGATATCCAAAAACAGGAACAGATTGAGCATCTGCAGACACAAAACGAAATCTACCGGAGAGACATTGAAATGGAGCGAGCGGATCGCGAGAAGAATGCTGGCGAAAAGGGTCAGTATCTTTTGGATCTGCGGGCGTTACAGAAGCGGATCCAGGAGTTGATTGAGGCTCTTGCCGAGTCCCACAAGTCCCCCAAATCCGGCTCCCCCTCCCGATCGAGCTCGGGCATAAGTAGTTTACGCGAGGACCAGAGACCA GTACTAGATCCAACAGGCGCCGCCGCTAGGCCTTCGGACAGTGCCCTGCGCTGCCCCATCTGCTCAAAGTCCTTCAATTCCTTAAGCGTATTGCAGAGTCATGTCAATGATTGTTTGGACAAGAACTAA
- the LOC117193282 gene encoding NF-kappa-B essential modulator-like isoform X1: MTSASDVGAMSEEESFVILGSSPYPSLCTNGSVLIADAMNPGDGRVTVSQEIDVSDEPAAVSSSGPLSTSVDSDRHKSLAASFIMGEVKSDVLKNSVYSQFPSLCSLQASAEDVGKLQHMMEEYVSLKKTLDMVNRTMLDYHKLTQQWRQEAADREQQYKQQLKECQEQVEKLRAETQKLKAALETKLEQIKLVQDIRKKEQDELRQSVSEKTSLINNMRVEIDKLQQIKLNSIEFVLKDSEKVAEMEVSNPLNYVQREEHRQIRELKRELSKILAENLEMKDMKKVYIQEIDCLKVNLTSAQELMDKMQRDINQLITRDIQKQEQIEHLQTQNEIYRRDIEMERADREKNAGEKGQYLLDLRALQKRIQELIEALAESHKSPKSGSPSRSSSGISSLREDQRPVRVLDPTGAAARPSDSALRCPICSKSFNSLSVLQSHVNDCLDKN; encoded by the exons ATGACTAGTGCCAGTGACGTAGGCGCAATGTCCGAAGAAGAGTCATTTGTAATTCTCGGGAGCTCTCCCTACCCATCGCTCTGCACCAACGGCTCTGTTCTTATTGCTGATGCAATGAATCCTGGAGATGGACGAGTGACAGTGTCACAGGAGATCGATGTATCTGACGAACCTGCTGCTGTATCGAGCTCGGGGCCACTGTCCACATCTGTTGATAGTGACAGGCACAAGTCTCTGGCCGCAAGTTTCATCATGGGTGAAGTGAAATCGGATGTTCTCAAG AACAGCGTATATTCCCAGTTTCCCAGCCTCTGTTCGCTACAGGCGTCTGCCGAGGATGTGGGCAAGCTGCAACACATGATGGAGGAGTACGTTTCGTTGAAGA AAACTCTGGATATGGTCAATCGCACAATGCTGGACTACCACAAGCTGACCCAGCAATGGCGCCAGGAGGCAGCCGACCGAGAGCAGCAATATAAACAGCAGCTAAAGGAGTGCCAGGAGCAGGTGGAAAAACTACGTGCAGAAACTCAAAAGCTCAAGGCTGCACTGGAGACGAAGCTGGAGCAGATCAAGTTAGTGCAGGATATACGGAAGAAGGAGCAGGATGAGCTCAGACAAAGTGTTTCAGAGAAGACGTCACTGATCAACAATATGCGTGTGGAAATTGACAAGCTTCAGCAGATCAAGCTG AATTCCATCGAGTTTGTACTGAAAGATAGCGAAAAGGTGGCGGAGATGGAAGTGAGCAATCCGCTGAACTATGTGCAGCGAGAAGAACATCGTCAGATCCGGGAACTGAAGCGAGAGCTGTCCAAAATATTGGCCGAGAATCTGGAAATGAAAGATATG aaaaaAGTATACATTCAGGAGATCGATTGCTTAAAGGTGAACCTGACAAGCGCCCAAGAACTTATGGACAAAATGCAGCGCGATATCAATCAGCTAATAACCAGGGATATCCAAAAACAGGAACAGATTGAGCATCTGCAGACACAAAACGAAATCTACCGGAGAGACATTGAAATGGAGCGAGCGGATCGCGAGAAGAATGCTGGCGAAAAGGGTCAGTATCTTTTGGATCTGCGGGCGTTACAGAAGCGGATCCAGGAGTTGATTGAGGCTCTTGCCGAGTCCCACAAGTCCCCCAAATCCGGCTCCCCCTCCCGATCGAGCTCGGGCATAAGTAGTTTACGCGAGGACCAGAGACCAGTAAGA GTACTAGATCCAACAGGCGCCGCCGCTAGGCCTTCGGACAGTGCCCTGCGCTGCCCCATCTGCTCAAAGTCCTTCAATTCCTTAAGCGTATTGCAGAGTCATGTCAATGATTGTTTGGACAAGAACTAA
- the LOC117194202 gene encoding uncharacterized protein LOC117194202: MTRSCNSHGECQVNGCRKRHHRLLHCVENERRRSPQRGGEESYSQRNQQTAVSRRSLDRRAPQADAPAQRILNCVDAERGRLLFRILPVRLYGANRRVDTYALLDEGSSVTMIDDVQGEHRHLNIQWFEGRSSRELTSLVSLQISGAGKPIRHALRNVYSVSNLSLPMQTLRRRDVQGVDKDASLPMRPYSSAVLKILIGLDHGHLGFPLRSRRFARQRPYAAATELGWVVFGPVSGKSNMPSPRSCLLAVSLEDTIQRMV, from the coding sequence ATGACTAGATCCTGCAATTCGCATGGTGAGTGTCAAGTGAATGGATGCAGAAAGAGGCATCACCGTCTGCTACATTGTGTGGAAAACGAACGTAGAAGGTCGCCGCAACGAGGCGGTGAGGAAAGCTACAGCCAGCGAAACCAGCAGACAGCAGTTTCTAGACGTAGCCTGGACAGAAGGGCTCCGCAGGCGGATGCCCCCGCACAGAGGATATTAAATTGTGTCGACGCAGAAAGAGGCCGCCTACTGTTTCGTATACTGCCTGTAAGGCTGTACGGAGCAAACCGACGGGTGGATACATACGCACTCTTGGATGAAGGATCATCTGTTACGATGATCGACGACGTGCAAGGTGAGCATCGACATCTGAATATTCAGTGGTTTGAAGGTAGATCCTCCAGGGAGCTTACCAGCTTGGTAAGCCTGCAAATCAGTGGAGCAGGCAAGCCAATCCGCCATGCGTTGCGAAACGTGTATTCCGTTTCGAACCTGAGCCTGCCGATGCAGACTTTACGCCGACGAGATGTTCAAGGCGTGGATAAGGATGCCAGCCTACCAATGAGGCCCTACAGCAGCGCAGTGCTGAAGATACTCATTGGACTGGATCACGGACACCTAGGATTTCCACTTAGATCGAGACGGTTTGCCAGACAGAGACCGTATGCGGCTGCAACCGAGCTGGGCTGGGTTGTCTTTGGGCCGGTAAGTGGGAAATCAAACATGCCTTCACCACGGTCTTGCCTCCTAGCTGTGTCACTGGAGGACACTATTCAGAGGATGGTGTAA